The genomic interval AAGAAGCTGCTGGAGGCGTTTTAGCCGATCTTCCGTCACGTGCGAGAGGCGGCGTCCCCGCACGGCGGCGGAACAGTTGTTGCCCCGGGGTAGTCCCGGAGTGCGCCGTGCCGCGGCCTCGGAGCCGGCCGCGGCCCGGGGCCATTCTTGCCGAAATGATGGTGCGCGGCGACAGTGCCCAGGTCGCCCGAGCCAGCCGGTTGCTCCTCATCGGGGCCGTGTTCACCGGGGGCGGCCTGTTGCTCGGCGCCGATACTGTGTCTGTCCTGCTGGAGTAGGCCCGCCCTTTCGGGTTGCAAGCGCCGTTCAAGCCGAGCCCAGGATCTCCGCCACTGACCAGCTCTGCTGCGGGAACGTCAGCGGCGACAGCCGCGCAGAGCCGGACATGGCGCGCGCCGAGGCGTAGCCTGCCCGCCCAGGGCCCCTGTGGATGACGATCTCGTCGCGCGTGAGGTCGACCACCCAGTATTCCGTGATGCCCGCCCTGGCGTACAGCCGTGCTTTCTTGTCGAGATCGAACCGTATCGACGTGTCCCCGACCTCGACCACCAGCAGGACCTCGGTAGGCCCTGGATGAGCGCGCTCGTAGAAGTCTTCCCGGTATACTACGATGGCAAGATCGGGTTGCGGCTCGGAGATCGCGCTGAGATGGACCGGAAGCTGAACTCGAACGATCGCGCGCATGCCGACGGCTCCCGCGAACAGCCGATCCAGGCGCGATAGAACTGCCGCGTGCGGGCTGCCGATCGGCGCCATGTCAACGACCACGCCCTCGATCAGTTCCACGCGGTCCTTGTCGGACAAGACTCCGCTCTCCGCCATGCGGCGGTACTCCTCGACGGTGAAGCGGTGTAGGCGAGTAGCAGCAGCAGTGCGCATTCGTGCCTCGCTGTGCATCGTCCAGAAGACCTCCTCCAGAATAGGGATCCACGCTGGGCCTGTCCACGTTGCCGGCCGCCTCATAGCTCGAACCACCGCGGCAATAACAGCGTGCCGGACCGGGGCACAGCCATGGCGTATCGGGAAGGACGATGGGGGTGCTTCACCGGGGGCGGCCTGCTGCTCGGCGCCGATACTGTGTCTGTCCTGCTGGAGTAGGGCTCCGGTCGCAGTAGCCATTCCCCCTGGGCCGCCCTAGATTGGCGCGCGAGCAATGACTGCCCGCTCGTCCCTCGTGTGCCGCGAGCTGCGCCTCCGCCAGTTCCGCAACTTTGCGGAGCTGGATCTCACGCTTCCTGCGGGCGGCGTCGCCTTGATCGGTGACAACGGCTCGGGCAAAACCAATTTCCTGGAGGCCATCTACTACCTCGAGATTTTCCGTTCCTTCCGCGGTGCTCGCGAGGAGCAGCTCGTTCGCTTCGGCGCCGACGCGTTCCACGTGCGTGGCCGATTCGAGGACCGGGCTACGGGCGGAGTGCGCGAGGTCACGGCGGCCTTCGAGCGGCGCGGCCGGCGCAAGCGCGTAACCCTCGATCAGGTCGAGCCGGACCGCTTGGCCGACGCCATTGGCCGCATTGGCCTGGTGATCTTCTCGCCCTCGGACGTCGCACTCGTGGCCGGCGGCCCCGCGGAGCGACGTCGCTTCCTCGACATTCTCCTCTCGCTGAACCGGACCGGGTACCTGACGGCCCTGCAGCGTTACCGCCACATCCTGCGGCAGCGGAACGCGCTGCTCCGCGAGGGCGCGCCGTCCGCGGTCGTGGCGGCCTGGGATCCGGGGCTGGTGGAGGCCGGGGCGCGCATTATCGAAGCGCGCGCCGCCTGGCTGGCCGCCTACGCCGAGGCGTTCGCCCGCTGCTACGCCGCCATTGCAGGCGGGGCCGCGGCACGGCTGCATTACCTGCCGGGTGTACCCGTCGACCGGGCCTCGGGCGCGGCGGCGGCGGGCCCTGACATCGCCGCCGCCTTCCACCTGGCGCTCGAGCGCAACACGGCGCGGGAGCGGGAGCGAGGCGTTACCCTTGCCGGCCCGCATCGGGACGATCTGCTCATGGCCCTCGAGGGGAACGGCGCCAGCCTGGACTTGCGCGAGTTTGGCTCGGGCGGCCAGCAGCGCACCGCGGCCATTGCTCTGCGCCTGGTCGAGGCCGAGACCGTGCGGCAGGAGCGCGGCCGCGAGCCGCTCACGCTGCTGGATGACGTCTTTGCCGAGCTGGATCCCGGCCGCTCCCGCCGCCTGCTCGAGCTGCTCGAGGCCGGCACGCGGGGGCAGGTGATCCTGACTGCGCCCAAGCCCTCCGATCTCGAGCCGCACCGCGCCGCCCTGGCCCACTGGCGCATGGCCGAGGGGAAGGTGTACCCGTGAAGCGCAAGGCGGACCAGCCCACCCCGGTCGCGCGCACCCTCCAGCGCTACCTCGAGGAGTCCGGCATGGCCGAGCGCATGCAGGAGCTGAGCGTGATCCCGGAATGGCCGGGGCGCGTGGGACCCGGTATCGCCGCGGTCACTCGCCCGCTCACCGTGTCCGATGGCGTGCTCGTGGTCGCCGTCCGCTCCAGTGCCTGGCTCATGGAGCTCAAGCTCATGGAGCGCGATGTCCTGCGCCGCCTCAACCAGGGGCGCAGTCGCGGCCGGGTGAAGCGCATCCGGTTCGTGATGGGGGAGGAGGCATGAAGCCGAGGGCTCCCGCGCCGGCCGCGAAGCATCAGCCCCTGGAAGGCAACTTCGGCCGCGGATGGGGGTAGTAGAATGTGCTTCTATTGTCGCGCAACCCGAGCCCGGAAACCATGGCCAAGAATCAGCCGCAACCCAATGATTATACCGCCGGCCAGATCCAGGTCCTGAAGGGGCTGGACGCCGTCCGTCGCCGCCCGGGGATGTACATCGGCTCCACGGGCGCCCGCGGCCTGCACCACCTGGTCTACGAGGTCGTGGACAATGCGGTGGACGAGGCCATGGCCGGCTTCTGCACCCGCATCGACGTGATCCTGCGGCGGGACGGCTCCATCACGGTGGTAGACAACGGGCGCGGCATCCCCGTGGACCTGCACCCGACAGAGAAGCGGCCGGGCGTCGAGGTGGCCATGACCATGCTCCACGCCGGCGGCAAGTTCGACAAGACCGCGTACAAGGTGTCGGGCGGGCTGCACGGCGTGGGCGTCAGCGTGGTCAACGCCTTGTCCGAGTGGCTCGAGGTCGACGTGCGCTGGCGCGACGGACGGATCTACCGCCAGCGCTTCGGCCGCGGCAAAAAGGTGACCGAGCTGCACCCGGTGGGCACGTTCCGGGGCAAGAGCACCGGCACCACCGTGACGTTCAAGCCGGACCCGGAAGTCTTCACGGAGCTGCTCTACAACTTCGAGACGCTGAGCAACCGGCTGCGTGAGCTTGCCTTCCTGAACAAGGGCCTGCTCATCACCATGCTGGACGAGCGGCCCGAGGCCGGACCGGAGCCGGTCAAGGAGGAGTACTGCCATCGGGGCGGGATCGTCGAGTTCGTCGAATTCCTGCGCGGCAGTCGCAAGCCGCTGCACCCCAAGCCGGTCTACATCGAGGCCAGCCGTGAGGAGGCCGAGATCGAGCTGGCCATCCAGTACGACGACGGCTACAGCGAGAACACCTTCACCTTCGTCAACAACATCAACACGCACGAGGGCGGCACGCACCTCACCGGTTTCAAGGCCGCGCTCACGCGCACGCTGAACGATTACGCCCGCAGGCAGGGTTGGCTGAAGAAGGAGTTGGATACGCTCTCCGGCGACGACGTCCGGGAGGGGCTCACGGCGATCCTCTCCGCGCGGGTCAAGGAGCCGCAATTCGAGGGGCAGACCAAGACCAAGCTGGGCAACTCGGAGGTGCGCGGCGCGGTCGAGCAGGTGGTCAATGAAAAGCTGTCCTCCTATCTCGAGGAGCACCCCCCTGTTGCGCGCGCCATCATAGAGAAGGCCATCCAGGCGGCGCGCGCCCGTATTGCCGCCCGCAAGGCCCGCGACCTGACGCGGCGCAAGAACGCGCTCGAGGGGAGCGTGCTGCCCGGCAAGCTGGCCGACTGTTCGATCACCGACCCGGCCGTCTGCGAGATCTACCTGGTCGAGGGCGACAGCGCGGGGGGCAGCGCCAAGCAGGGGCGCGACCGCTCCTATCAGGCCATCCTGCCCCTGCGCGGCAAGATCCTGAACGTCGAGAAGGCGCGCTTCGACAAGGTGCTCTCCAACGAGGAGATCCGCACCATCATCGCCGCCATCGGCACGGGCATCGGCGAGGACGAGTTCAACCTGAAGAACGCGCGCTACGGCAAGATCATCATCATGACCGACGCCGACGTGGACGGCGCGCACATCCGCACCCTTCTCCTCACCTTCTTCTACCGGCACATGCGCGAGCTGATCGAGGCGGGTATGGTCTACATCGCGCAGCCGCCCCTCTACCGCGTGGCCCGCGCCAAGGAGGAGCACTACTGCTACTCCGATGCGGAGCGCGACCAGATCCTCCAGCGCCTCTCGCCCAACGGCAAGGTGGAGGGCCGGTCGGTCGTCGTGCAGCGCTACAAGGGGCTGGGCGAGATGAACCCGGATCAGCTCTGGAAGACCACCATGGATCCCGAGACCCGCACCATCCTGCAGGTCAGCCTCGAGGATGCCGTGGAAGCCGACCGCATCTTCTCCACACTGATGGGCGACGACGTCGAGCCGCGCCGTCGCTTCATCGAGGACAATGCTCGCTACGTCCGCAACCTGGACGTGTAAGAGAAGTTGTGAGGCGGGGTTCCCCTCAGCGCCTCACAACCGGGGGAGGCTAACCCACAATGGCCCTAAGGCTCAAGGCGGACGGCGCGACCTGGGAGGCCAGGATCGCGCGGGACGACCCGCACCCCGGCGTGCGCGCCGTCGTCTTCTACTGCATCACCAACCCGCAGCGGCCCTGGCGGGTTGCCGAGCTGCCGGCAGACCGCCTGGATTCGACGGACGGGCTGGCCAGCCTTTCGCGAGCCGAGCTGAAGGGCATCTTCGCGCAAGCTGACCCCATGGACTTCGCCCACGACCCGACCAGCGACCCTGGCCACCCCGGCGGCCACCCGCTGCCCGGCCGGCCCAGGACAGGCGCCGAGCCGATCCTGTAGATCCGGTTCCTTTCAGATAATCTTGCCGTAATCGAGCCCGCTCTGTATGCTTGATCCGCTACTCTCGAGGCAAAGCAGCCCCGCGCTGGGGCACACCTGGCGCGCCCCGGAATCCATTCCCTCGACACCTCAGTAATGTCCGATGGCGGCAGCACGGCCCCGCAGCGGGAAGCGCGGGGGGACCAGCCCGGAGTCCCCCGGGAATGCGGGCGCGGCGACCACGCTGGCGGGGCTGCTGCACGATCTCCGTTCTCCGCTGCATGCCATGGACGCCTTTGTCGAGCTGCTGCTTCTCGAACTGCTCGGGCCGGTCAATGAGCGGCAACGGGATGCTCTCGAGCGCGTCCGTCTTGGCGCCAGGCACATTCTCGCGCTGGTGGAGCAGGTCTTCGAGGAGGCTCGGCTGCCGCAGGGCGGCTACGCGTGGGCGCCGCAGGCGGTCGACCTGCGGGCGATCCTGGAAGAGGCGCTACTGCTTGTGCGACCCGAGGCGGAGTCCAAGCGCCAGGAGCTGCTCTGCGAGCTTCCGGCTGATGTGGCGGTCCTCGCCGAGCCCCACCGCTTGCGCCAGATCATGATGAACCTGCTGACCAACGCCATCCGTTACACACCGGTCCAGGGCACTGTCCGGATCGCGGCGTCAGGCG from Gemmatimonadota bacterium carries:
- a CDS encoding Uma2 family endonuclease; this encodes MRTAAATRLHRFTVEEYRRMAESGVLSDKDRVELIEGVVVDMAPIGSPHAAVLSRLDRLFAGAVGMRAIVRVQLPVHLSAISEPQPDLAIVVYREDFYERAHPGPTEVLLVVEVGDTSIRFDLDKKARLYARAGITEYWVVDLTRDEIVIHRGPGRAGYASARAMSGSARLSPLTFPQQSWSVAEILGSA
- the recF gene encoding DNA replication and repair protein RecF (All proteins in this family for which functions are known are DNA-binding proteins that assist the filamentation of RecA onto DNA for the initiation of recombination or recombinational repair.) — encoded protein: MTARSSLVCRELRLRQFRNFAELDLTLPAGGVALIGDNGSGKTNFLEAIYYLEIFRSFRGAREEQLVRFGADAFHVRGRFEDRATGGVREVTAAFERRGRRKRVTLDQVEPDRLADAIGRIGLVIFSPSDVALVAGGPAERRRFLDILLSLNRTGYLTALQRYRHILRQRNALLREGAPSAVVAAWDPGLVEAGARIIEARAAWLAAYAEAFARCYAAIAGGAAARLHYLPGVPVDRASGAAAAGPDIAAAFHLALERNTARERERGVTLAGPHRDDLLMALEGNGASLDLREFGSGGQQRTAAIALRLVEAETVRQERGREPLTLLDDVFAELDPGRSRRLLELLEAGTRGQVILTAPKPSDLEPHRAALAHWRMAEGKVYP
- a CDS encoding DUF721 domain-containing protein; amino-acid sequence: MKRKADQPTPVARTLQRYLEESGMAERMQELSVIPEWPGRVGPGIAAVTRPLTVSDGVLVVAVRSSAWLMELKLMERDVLRRLNQGRSRGRVKRIRFVMGEEA
- the gyrB gene encoding DNA topoisomerase (ATP-hydrolyzing) subunit B yields the protein MAKNQPQPNDYTAGQIQVLKGLDAVRRRPGMYIGSTGARGLHHLVYEVVDNAVDEAMAGFCTRIDVILRRDGSITVVDNGRGIPVDLHPTEKRPGVEVAMTMLHAGGKFDKTAYKVSGGLHGVGVSVVNALSEWLEVDVRWRDGRIYRQRFGRGKKVTELHPVGTFRGKSTGTTVTFKPDPEVFTELLYNFETLSNRLRELAFLNKGLLITMLDERPEAGPEPVKEEYCHRGGIVEFVEFLRGSRKPLHPKPVYIEASREEAEIELAIQYDDGYSENTFTFVNNINTHEGGTHLTGFKAALTRTLNDYARRQGWLKKELDTLSGDDVREGLTAILSARVKEPQFEGQTKTKLGNSEVRGAVEQVVNEKLSSYLEEHPPVARAIIEKAIQAARARIAARKARDLTRRKNALEGSVLPGKLADCSITDPAVCEIYLVEGDSAGGSAKQGRDRSYQAILPLRGKILNVEKARFDKVLSNEEIRTIIAAIGTGIGEDEFNLKNARYGKIIIMTDADVDGAHIRTLLLTFFYRHMRELIEAGMVYIAQPPLYRVARAKEEHYCYSDAERDQILQRLSPNGKVEGRSVVVQRYKGLGEMNPDQLWKTTMDPETRTILQVSLEDAVEADRIFSTLMGDDVEPRRRFIEDNARYVRNLDV
- a CDS encoding HAMP domain-containing histidine kinase: MAAARPRSGKRGGTSPESPGNAGAATTLAGLLHDLRSPLHAMDAFVELLLLELLGPVNERQRDALERVRLGARHILALVEQVFEEARLPQGGYAWAPQAVDLRAILEEALLLVRPEAESKRQELLCELPADVAVLAEPHRLRQIMMNLLTNAIRYTPVQGTVRIAASGEPDAERLVAVQVADNGPGIPADQLDAIFRPYYRLAGPDPATAQGVGLGLAIARQLVRQMGGEIEVQSELGRGSTFTVWLPAAGPGS